A DNA window from Corvus moneduloides isolate bCorMon1 chromosome 22, bCorMon1.pri, whole genome shotgun sequence contains the following coding sequences:
- the ESPN gene encoding espin isoform X4, protein MALERVLLAARQGDVEALRGLRAAGLLRPGLRDALGASPAHHAARAGRLACLRYLAAEAALRGDARARNGATPAHDAAATGNLACLQWLLTQGGCGVQDTDNSGATILHLAARFGHHEVIDWLLRFGGSDPTAATNTGALPVHYAAVKGDFPSLRLLLGHCPSTLSAQTKTGATPLYLACQEGHLEIIQYLVQDCGADPHARAYDGMTPLHAAAQMGHNTVIVWLMSFTTVSLSERDAEGATAMHFAASRGHAKVLSWLLLHGGEITADSWGGTPLHDAAENGELEDGYTAADLADYNGHSHCAQYLRTVENMSVEHRVLSRDPSVDGECRQPDSGMSSPNTTASVPQARFELASRDSSPEGLRRADSSRRSRNFGKQPSTGDYYKHLGHVVAEQPGPQRMAHTEEASPISADTMSNGESKPGAELPPPPPPPPLPDTSCPTPPPPPPLAETPAGPRRSSSSTGRGKALRQMKSTKSFNMMSPTGDNSELLAEIKAGKSLKPTPQSKGFTTVFSGSGQAGANAESPVSSPSPTRTPTPPATPEAAGPPRCLAGGSPEPVLNGSSPVPAVGAGAAVEVEALVPSQDEQGRPIPEWKRQVMVRKLQLRMQEEEEQRRKPGSRSPPLCRRGPPARGGMPGPAGQPMREEDMQHLERQLGSLRVMHEAQPGQPLPGAPEEELPPLVPLSASPAPRRFALAQEDVPARGSQSPTLPRSPATPPATLRDREGPGAGGAVGSPGAQHDARREILGCGVSVRSLKANYEGPGGPPAPPPRVTKRKRVQPPGSTRRPILEEEYGDGALRRSRPALPEPSSPHERTKGCKERAVFLFLEHWKKRALAAVPGEERPRRPGRRRPAAGRLLARWRSVARRVPGRQIRRLSRTTVLYWPQHFLPHVGGSPMPHDSLPLDLFMLGYFQLLEMPLSPEERRFRHLLCYEMFDRLGSHSWHRVRCFHRTVLEQVEAGHRHWLDGFEDLVQEFFGDDPVAVAESLPEPPTMAPEGQGAAVPVPELGEFSEEDVCRFIDRSFSFWKEKEAEMFDT, encoded by the exons ATGGCGCTGGAGCGTGTGCTGCTGGCGGCGCGACAGGGCGACGTGGAGGcgctgcgggggctgcgggcggccGGGCTACtccggccggggctgcgggacgCCCTGGGTGCGTCCCCCGCGCACCACGCCGCCCGCGCCGGCCGCCTCGCCTGCCTCCGGTACCTGGCGGCCGAGGCCGCGCTCCGTGGGGACGCGCGGGCGCGAAACGGGGCCACGCCGGCCCACGACGCCGCCGCCACCGGCAACCTCGCCTGTCTCCAGTGGCTGCTCACGCAGGGGGGCTGCGGCGTGCAG GATACAGACAACTCTGGTGCCACCATCCTGCACCTGGCAGCCCGCTTTGGTCACCATGAGGTGATCGACTGGCTCCTCCGCTTTGGAGGCAGCGACCCCACGGCGGCCACCAACACGGGAGCACTGCCCGTCCACTACGCTGCGGTCAAAGGGGATTTCCCTTCCCTGCGACTCCTCTTGGGACACTGCCCCAG TACCCTGAGTGCCCAGACCAAGACGGGGGCCACCCCGCTGTACCTCGCCTGCCAGGAGGGCCACCTGGAGATCATCCAGTACCTGGTTCAGGACTGTGGGGCTGACCCCCACGCGCGCGCTTATGACGGCATGACCCCACTGCACGCCGCCGCCCAGATGGGCCACAACACTGTCATCGTATGGCTG ATGAGCTTCACGACGGTGAGCCTGTCGGAGCGGGACGCCGAGGGGGCCACAGCCATGCACTTCGCTGCCAGCCGCGGCCATGCCAAGGtgctgagctggctgctgctgcacggCGGGGAGATCACTGCTGACAGCTGGGGCGGCACACCGCTGCATGATGCCGCCGAGAATGGCGAGCTGGAG GATGGCTACACAGCAGCCGACCTCGCTGACTACAATGGCCACAGCCACTGCGCGCAGTACCTGCGCACCGTGGAGAACATG agcgTGGAGCACCGCGTGCTGTCACGAGACCCCTCGGTGGATGGGGAATGCCGACAGCCCGACTCGGGCATGTCATCGCCCAACACCACGGCGTCGGTGCCCCAGGCGCGCTTCGAG CTGGCATCGCGTGACAGCAGTCCCGAGGGCCTGCGCCGGGCCGACTCCAGCAGGCGGTCAAGGAATTTCGGCAAGCAGCCGAGCACCGGTGACTACTACAAGCACCTGGGGCACGTTGTGGCCGAGCAGCCAGGCCCCCAGCGAATGGCGCACACCGAGGAG GCATCACCCATCTCGGCGGACACCATGAGCAATGGGGAGAGCAAGCCTGGTGCCGAGCTGCCGCCCCCACCCCCGCCCCCCCCACTGCCCGACACCTCCTGCCCGACGCCCCCACCGCCGCCCCCGCTCGCCGAGActcccgccgggccccgccgctcctcctcctctacGGGAA GAGGAAAGGCGCTCAGGCAGATGAAGA gCACCAAGTCCTTCAACATGATGTCCCCCACCGGCGACAACTCGGAGCTGCTGGCCGAGATCAAAGCTGGGAAGAGCCTCAAGCCGACGCCACAGAGCAAAGGCTTCACCACCGTCTTCTCCGGCAGCGGCCAGGCAGGGGCCAAC GCAGAGTCGCCAGTGTCGTCCCCGTCACCCACCAGGACGCCCACCCCGCCGGCCAcccccgaggctgctgggcCACCACGCTGCCTGGCAGGGGGCTCACCAGAGCCAGTGCTGAACGGAAGCTCACCGGTGCCAGCAGTAGGCGCTGGGGCAGCGGTGGAGGTGGAGGCGCTGGTGCCGAGCCAGGACGAGCAGGGCCGACCCATCCCCGAGTGGAAGCGGCAGGTGATGGTGCGCAAGCTGCAGCTCCGcatgcaggaggaagaggagcagcgGCGCAAG CCTGGGAGCCGTTCGCCGCCCCTGTGCCGGCGCGGGCCACCTGCCCGCGGGGGCATGCCGGGACCCGCCGGGCAGCCGATGCGGGAGGAGGACATGCAGCacctggagaggcagctggggaGCCTGCGGGTGATGCACGAGGCGCAGCCGGGGCAGCCGCTTCCAGGGGCGCCGGAGGAGGAGCTGCCACCACTCGTGCCGCTCTCCGCGTCCCCGGCACCCCGGCGCTTCGCCCTCGCCCAGGAGGACGTGCCTGCCCGCGGCAGCCAGTCCCCCACACTGCCGAGGAGCCCGGCCACACCACCAGCCACGCTGAGGGACCGGGAGGGCcctggggcggggggagcggtGGGCAGCCCCGGCGCCCAGCACGACGCCCGGCGCGAGATCCTGGGTTGCGGTGTTTCCGTCCGCAGCCTCAAGGCCAACTACGAGGGGCCAGGGGGGCCCCCTGCACCTCCCCCCAGGGTCACCAAGCGCAAGCGGGTGCAACCCCCTGGTAGCACCCGCCGACCCATCCTGGAGGAGGAATACGGGGATGGGGCACTGCGGCGGAGCAGGCCAGCGCTGCCAGAGCCAAGCAGCCCACATGAACGCACCAAGGGGTGCAAGGAGCGCGCCGTTTTCCTCTTCCTGGAGCACTGGAAGAAGCGAGCACTCGCGGCGGTGCCTGGGGAGGAGCGGCCGCGGCGGccggggaggcggcggccggCAGCGGGGCGCCTGCTGGCCCGCTGGAGGAGTGTTGCCCGCCGGGTCCCAGGGCGTCAGATCCGGCGGCTGAGCCGCACCACAGTGCTGTACTGGCCCCAACACTTCCTGCCCCACGTCGGCGGCTCGCCCATGCCCCACGACAGCCTCCCACTCGACCTCTTCATGCTGGGCtacttccagctgctggagatgcCCCTCAGCCCCGAGGAGCGGCGCTTCCGCCACCTCCTCTGCTACGAGATGTTTGACCgcctgggcagccacagctggcacCGCGTCCGCTGTTTCCACCGCaccgtgctggagcaggtcgAGGCTGGCCACCGCCACTGGCTTGACGGCTTTGAGGACCTCGTGCAGGAGTTTTTTGGGGATGACCCtgtggcagtggcagagagCCTACCAGAGCCCCCCACCATGGCCCCGGAAGGGCAGggggcagcagtgccagtgccGGAGCTGGGGGAGTTCAGCGAGGAGGACGTCTGCCGCTTCATTGACCGCAGCTTCTCCTtctggaaggagaaggaggcagaGATGTTCGACACCTGA
- the ESPN gene encoding espin isoform X7, giving the protein MGNADSPTRACHRPTPRRRCPRRASSAPHTADIYVRAKNNLRHVESQALRRELASRDSSPEGLRRADSSRRSRNFGKQPSTGDYYKHLGHVVAEQPGPQRMAHTEEASPISADTMSNGESKPGAELPPPPPPPPLPDTSCPTPPPPPPLAETPAGPRRSSSSTGRGKALRQMKSTKSFNMMSPTGDNSELLAEIKAGKSLKPTPQSKGFTTVFSGSGQAGANAESPVSSPSPTRTPTPPATPEAAGPPRCLAGGSPEPVLNGSSPVPAVGAGAAVEVEALVPSQDEQGRPIPEWKRQVMVRKLQLRMQEEEEQRRKPGSRSPPLCRRGPPARGGMPGPAGQPMREEDMQHLERQLGSLRVMHEAQPGQPLPGAPEEELPPLVPLSASPAPRRFALAQEDVPARGSQSPTLPRSPATPPATLRDREGPGAGGAVGSPGAQHDARREILGCGVSVRSLKANYEGPGGPPAPPPRVTKRKRVQPPGSTRRPILEEEYGDGALRRSRPALPEPSSPHERTKGCKERAVFLFLEHWKKRALAAVPGEERPRRPGRRRPAAGRLLARWRSVARRVPGRQIRRLSRTTVLYWPQHFLPHVGGSPMPHDSLPLDLFMLGYFQLLEMPLSPEERRFRHLLCYEMFDRLGSHSWHRVRCFHRTVLEQVEAGHRHWLDGFEDLVQEFFGDDPVAVAESLPEPPTMAPEGQGAAVPVPELGEFSEEDVCRFIDRSFSFWKEKEAEMFDT; this is encoded by the exons ATGGGGAATGCCGACAGCCCGACTCGGGCATGTCATCGCCCAACACCACGGCGTCGGTGCCCCAGGCGCGCTTCGAG tgccccccacaCCGCTGACATCTACGTGCGGGCCAAGAACAACCTGCGGCATGTGGAGAGCCAAGCACTGCGCCGAGAG CTGGCATCGCGTGACAGCAGTCCCGAGGGCCTGCGCCGGGCCGACTCCAGCAGGCGGTCAAGGAATTTCGGCAAGCAGCCGAGCACCGGTGACTACTACAAGCACCTGGGGCACGTTGTGGCCGAGCAGCCAGGCCCCCAGCGAATGGCGCACACCGAGGAG GCATCACCCATCTCGGCGGACACCATGAGCAATGGGGAGAGCAAGCCTGGTGCCGAGCTGCCGCCCCCACCCCCGCCCCCCCCACTGCCCGACACCTCCTGCCCGACGCCCCCACCGCCGCCCCCGCTCGCCGAGActcccgccgggccccgccgctcctcctcctctacGGGAA GAGGAAAGGCGCTCAGGCAGATGAAGA gCACCAAGTCCTTCAACATGATGTCCCCCACCGGCGACAACTCGGAGCTGCTGGCCGAGATCAAAGCTGGGAAGAGCCTCAAGCCGACGCCACAGAGCAAAGGCTTCACCACCGTCTTCTCCGGCAGCGGCCAGGCAGGGGCCAAC GCAGAGTCGCCAGTGTCGTCCCCGTCACCCACCAGGACGCCCACCCCGCCGGCCAcccccgaggctgctgggcCACCACGCTGCCTGGCAGGGGGCTCACCAGAGCCAGTGCTGAACGGAAGCTCACCGGTGCCAGCAGTAGGCGCTGGGGCAGCGGTGGAGGTGGAGGCGCTGGTGCCGAGCCAGGACGAGCAGGGCCGACCCATCCCCGAGTGGAAGCGGCAGGTGATGGTGCGCAAGCTGCAGCTCCGcatgcaggaggaagaggagcagcgGCGCAAG CCTGGGAGCCGTTCGCCGCCCCTGTGCCGGCGCGGGCCACCTGCCCGCGGGGGCATGCCGGGACCCGCCGGGCAGCCGATGCGGGAGGAGGACATGCAGCacctggagaggcagctggggaGCCTGCGGGTGATGCACGAGGCGCAGCCGGGGCAGCCGCTTCCAGGGGCGCCGGAGGAGGAGCTGCCACCACTCGTGCCGCTCTCCGCGTCCCCGGCACCCCGGCGCTTCGCCCTCGCCCAGGAGGACGTGCCTGCCCGCGGCAGCCAGTCCCCCACACTGCCGAGGAGCCCGGCCACACCACCAGCCACGCTGAGGGACCGGGAGGGCcctggggcggggggagcggtGGGCAGCCCCGGCGCCCAGCACGACGCCCGGCGCGAGATCCTGGGTTGCGGTGTTTCCGTCCGCAGCCTCAAGGCCAACTACGAGGGGCCAGGGGGGCCCCCTGCACCTCCCCCCAGGGTCACCAAGCGCAAGCGGGTGCAACCCCCTGGTAGCACCCGCCGACCCATCCTGGAGGAGGAATACGGGGATGGGGCACTGCGGCGGAGCAGGCCAGCGCTGCCAGAGCCAAGCAGCCCACATGAACGCACCAAGGGGTGCAAGGAGCGCGCCGTTTTCCTCTTCCTGGAGCACTGGAAGAAGCGAGCACTCGCGGCGGTGCCTGGGGAGGAGCGGCCGCGGCGGccggggaggcggcggccggCAGCGGGGCGCCTGCTGGCCCGCTGGAGGAGTGTTGCCCGCCGGGTCCCAGGGCGTCAGATCCGGCGGCTGAGCCGCACCACAGTGCTGTACTGGCCCCAACACTTCCTGCCCCACGTCGGCGGCTCGCCCATGCCCCACGACAGCCTCCCACTCGACCTCTTCATGCTGGGCtacttccagctgctggagatgcCCCTCAGCCCCGAGGAGCGGCGCTTCCGCCACCTCCTCTGCTACGAGATGTTTGACCgcctgggcagccacagctggcacCGCGTCCGCTGTTTCCACCGCaccgtgctggagcaggtcgAGGCTGGCCACCGCCACTGGCTTGACGGCTTTGAGGACCTCGTGCAGGAGTTTTTTGGGGATGACCCtgtggcagtggcagagagCCTACCAGAGCCCCCCACCATGGCCCCGGAAGGGCAGggggcagcagtgccagtgccGGAGCTGGGGGAGTTCAGCGAGGAGGACGTCTGCCGCTTCATTGACCGCAGCTTCTCCTtctggaaggagaaggaggcagaGATGTTCGACACCTGA
- the ESPN gene encoding espin isoform X5, which yields MVPPMPCAPAPAPLGTDRNFILAIPSARKQDTDNSGATILHLAARFGHHEVIDWLLRFGGSDPTAATNTGALPVHYAAVKGDFPSLRLLLGHCPSTLSAQTKTGATPLYLACQEGHLEIIQYLVQDCGADPHARAYDGMTPLHAAAQMGHNTVIVWLMSFTTVSLSERDAEGATAMHFAASRGHAKVLSWLLLHGGEITADSWGGTPLHDAAENGELECCQILVVNGADLSICDQDGYTAADLADYNGHSHCAQYLRTVENMSVEHRVLSRDPSVDGECRQPDSGMSSPNTTASVPQARFELASRDSSPEGLRRADSSRRSRNFGKQPSTGDYYKHLGHVVAEQPGPQRMAHTEEASPISADTMSNGESKPGAELPPPPPPPPLPDTSCPTPPPPPPLAETPAGPRRSSSSTGRGKALRQMKSTKSFNMMSPTGDNSELLAEIKAGKSLKPTPQSKGFTTVFSGSGQAGANAESPVSSPSPTRTPTPPATPEAAGPPRCLAGGSPEPVLNGSSPVPAVGAGAAVEVEALVPSQDEQGRPIPEWKRQVMVRKLQLRMQEEEEQRRKPGSRSPPLCRRGPPARGGMPGPAGQPMREEDMQHLERQLGSLRVMHEAQPGQPLPGAPEEELPPLVPLSASPAPRRFALAQEDVPARGSQSPTLPRSPATPPATLRDREGPGAGGAVGSPGAQHDARREILGCGVSVRSLKANYEGPGGPPAPPPRVTKRKRVQPPGSTRRPILEEEYGDGALRRSRPALPEPSSPHERTKGCKERAVFLFLEHWKKRALAAVPGEERPRRPGRRRPAAGRLLARWRSVARRVPGRQIRRLSRTTVLYWPQHFLPHVGGSPMPHDSLPLDLFMLGYFQLLEMPLSPEERRFRHLLCYEMFDRLGSHSWHRVRCFHRTVLEQVEAGHRHWLDGFEDLVQEFFGDDPVAVAESLPEPPTMAPEGQGAAVPVPELGEFSEEDVCRFIDRSFSFWKEKEAEMFDT from the exons ATGGTCCCTCCAatgccctgtgctcctgctccagccccgctcgGTACGGACAGGAACTTCATCCTGGCCATCCCATCCGCCCGGAAGCAG GATACAGACAACTCTGGTGCCACCATCCTGCACCTGGCAGCCCGCTTTGGTCACCATGAGGTGATCGACTGGCTCCTCCGCTTTGGAGGCAGCGACCCCACGGCGGCCACCAACACGGGAGCACTGCCCGTCCACTACGCTGCGGTCAAAGGGGATTTCCCTTCCCTGCGACTCCTCTTGGGACACTGCCCCAG TACCCTGAGTGCCCAGACCAAGACGGGGGCCACCCCGCTGTACCTCGCCTGCCAGGAGGGCCACCTGGAGATCATCCAGTACCTGGTTCAGGACTGTGGGGCTGACCCCCACGCGCGCGCTTATGACGGCATGACCCCACTGCACGCCGCCGCCCAGATGGGCCACAACACTGTCATCGTATGGCTG ATGAGCTTCACGACGGTGAGCCTGTCGGAGCGGGACGCCGAGGGGGCCACAGCCATGCACTTCGCTGCCAGCCGCGGCCATGCCAAGGtgctgagctggctgctgctgcacggCGGGGAGATCACTGCTGACAGCTGGGGCGGCACACCGCTGCATGATGCCGCCGAGAATGGCGAGCTGGAG tgctgccagatCCTGGTGGTGAACGGTGCCGACCTCAGCATCTGTGACCAGGATGGCTACACAGCAGCCGACCTCGCTGACTACAATGGCCACAGCCACTGCGCGCAGTACCTGCGCACCGTGGAGAACATG agcgTGGAGCACCGCGTGCTGTCACGAGACCCCTCGGTGGATGGGGAATGCCGACAGCCCGACTCGGGCATGTCATCGCCCAACACCACGGCGTCGGTGCCCCAGGCGCGCTTCGAG CTGGCATCGCGTGACAGCAGTCCCGAGGGCCTGCGCCGGGCCGACTCCAGCAGGCGGTCAAGGAATTTCGGCAAGCAGCCGAGCACCGGTGACTACTACAAGCACCTGGGGCACGTTGTGGCCGAGCAGCCAGGCCCCCAGCGAATGGCGCACACCGAGGAG GCATCACCCATCTCGGCGGACACCATGAGCAATGGGGAGAGCAAGCCTGGTGCCGAGCTGCCGCCCCCACCCCCGCCCCCCCCACTGCCCGACACCTCCTGCCCGACGCCCCCACCGCCGCCCCCGCTCGCCGAGActcccgccgggccccgccgctcctcctcctctacGGGAA GAGGAAAGGCGCTCAGGCAGATGAAGA gCACCAAGTCCTTCAACATGATGTCCCCCACCGGCGACAACTCGGAGCTGCTGGCCGAGATCAAAGCTGGGAAGAGCCTCAAGCCGACGCCACAGAGCAAAGGCTTCACCACCGTCTTCTCCGGCAGCGGCCAGGCAGGGGCCAAC GCAGAGTCGCCAGTGTCGTCCCCGTCACCCACCAGGACGCCCACCCCGCCGGCCAcccccgaggctgctgggcCACCACGCTGCCTGGCAGGGGGCTCACCAGAGCCAGTGCTGAACGGAAGCTCACCGGTGCCAGCAGTAGGCGCTGGGGCAGCGGTGGAGGTGGAGGCGCTGGTGCCGAGCCAGGACGAGCAGGGCCGACCCATCCCCGAGTGGAAGCGGCAGGTGATGGTGCGCAAGCTGCAGCTCCGcatgcaggaggaagaggagcagcgGCGCAAG CCTGGGAGCCGTTCGCCGCCCCTGTGCCGGCGCGGGCCACCTGCCCGCGGGGGCATGCCGGGACCCGCCGGGCAGCCGATGCGGGAGGAGGACATGCAGCacctggagaggcagctggggaGCCTGCGGGTGATGCACGAGGCGCAGCCGGGGCAGCCGCTTCCAGGGGCGCCGGAGGAGGAGCTGCCACCACTCGTGCCGCTCTCCGCGTCCCCGGCACCCCGGCGCTTCGCCCTCGCCCAGGAGGACGTGCCTGCCCGCGGCAGCCAGTCCCCCACACTGCCGAGGAGCCCGGCCACACCACCAGCCACGCTGAGGGACCGGGAGGGCcctggggcggggggagcggtGGGCAGCCCCGGCGCCCAGCACGACGCCCGGCGCGAGATCCTGGGTTGCGGTGTTTCCGTCCGCAGCCTCAAGGCCAACTACGAGGGGCCAGGGGGGCCCCCTGCACCTCCCCCCAGGGTCACCAAGCGCAAGCGGGTGCAACCCCCTGGTAGCACCCGCCGACCCATCCTGGAGGAGGAATACGGGGATGGGGCACTGCGGCGGAGCAGGCCAGCGCTGCCAGAGCCAAGCAGCCCACATGAACGCACCAAGGGGTGCAAGGAGCGCGCCGTTTTCCTCTTCCTGGAGCACTGGAAGAAGCGAGCACTCGCGGCGGTGCCTGGGGAGGAGCGGCCGCGGCGGccggggaggcggcggccggCAGCGGGGCGCCTGCTGGCCCGCTGGAGGAGTGTTGCCCGCCGGGTCCCAGGGCGTCAGATCCGGCGGCTGAGCCGCACCACAGTGCTGTACTGGCCCCAACACTTCCTGCCCCACGTCGGCGGCTCGCCCATGCCCCACGACAGCCTCCCACTCGACCTCTTCATGCTGGGCtacttccagctgctggagatgcCCCTCAGCCCCGAGGAGCGGCGCTTCCGCCACCTCCTCTGCTACGAGATGTTTGACCgcctgggcagccacagctggcacCGCGTCCGCTGTTTCCACCGCaccgtgctggagcaggtcgAGGCTGGCCACCGCCACTGGCTTGACGGCTTTGAGGACCTCGTGCAGGAGTTTTTTGGGGATGACCCtgtggcagtggcagagagCCTACCAGAGCCCCCCACCATGGCCCCGGAAGGGCAGggggcagcagtgccagtgccGGAGCTGGGGGAGTTCAGCGAGGAGGACGTCTGCCGCTTCATTGACCGCAGCTTCTCCTtctggaaggagaaggaggcagaGATGTTCGACACCTGA